The Claveliimonas bilis genome window below encodes:
- a CDS encoding sensor histidine kinase yields the protein MKKILSNNWMITCLILIPATMLSFLFFRFVPENSANIALIYILALIIISLCTSGYRYGIFTALFSVVCINYFFTYPYFDLNFTLTGYPITFIGMLVITLLTTTVTSRLKKQIAINAEREKEMEEAEREKLRANLLRAVSHDLRTPLTGIIGASASYLDAEDSLSSQEKRELLQNINDDSHWLLNMVENLLSVTRIQTNDRKVHKSPEVVEEVVSEAVLRLQKRIPDARFEVHVPDDFLMIPMDATLIEQVLINLLENAVVHSDSHLPTVLTISQSDLFTTFEVKDFGRGIDENRIDSLFLGTYSSGDSSDIHKGMGIGLSICRTIVEAHGGEITARNHEHGAVFTFTLPNSEEN from the coding sequence GTGAAGAAGATACTTTCCAATAACTGGATGATTACATGTCTTATACTGATTCCTGCAACAATGCTTTCCTTTTTATTCTTTCGTTTTGTCCCGGAAAATTCTGCCAATATTGCTCTGATCTATATACTGGCACTGATCATCATTTCTCTTTGCACCAGCGGTTATCGATATGGTATCTTCACCGCTCTGTTTTCTGTCGTCTGCATCAATTATTTTTTTACCTATCCTTATTTTGACCTCAATTTCACATTGACCGGTTATCCTATTACCTTTATCGGAATGCTTGTCATTACCTTACTGACCACCACAGTCACCAGCAGACTGAAAAAGCAGATTGCCATTAACGCTGAAAGGGAAAAAGAAATGGAAGAAGCGGAACGTGAAAAACTAAGAGCTAACCTTCTCCGCGCTGTCTCCCATGATCTAAGAACACCGCTTACCGGGATTATCGGAGCCTCTGCTTCTTATCTGGACGCCGAGGATTCTCTCTCTTCTCAGGAGAAAAGAGAACTGCTCCAGAATATTAATGATGACTCCCACTGGCTCCTTAATATGGTAGAAAATCTGTTAAGCGTTACCCGTATCCAGACCAATGACCGAAAGGTACATAAGTCTCCTGAAGTTGTAGAAGAAGTTGTATCAGAAGCCGTATTAAGGCTGCAGAAAAGGATTCCCGACGCCCGTTTTGAAGTCCATGTGCCGGATGACTTCCTGATGATTCCCATGGACGCAACCCTAATTGAACAGGTATTGATCAATCTTCTGGAAAATGCAGTCGTTCATTCTGACAGTCATCTTCCTACTGTCCTTACTATCAGTCAATCCGACCTCTTTACCACCTTTGAAGTGAAAGATTTCGGGCGGGGAATTGATGAAAACCGGATCGACAGTTTGTTCCTCGGTACCTACTCATCCGGTGACAGCAGTGATATTCACAAAGGCATGGGAATCGGACTTTCTATATGCCGGACAATTGTAGAAGCCCATGGCGGAGAAATCACAGCCCGAAACCATGAACACGGCGCAGTATTCACATTCACCTTACCAAATTCGGAGGAAAATTAA
- a CDS encoding DUF2971 domain-containing protein yields the protein MNNNQMPPDFKKYDFTMASLLKENTLTRYRTCILQNIENLKKDRLYYSTPINFNDPFDTLLYANYFRILDDVAENLNIGMENYLKCLKEKDKFLASFGIAMWYGNKKDDFLESFFQSIHNAAKELKESLRNNARIICFSEDYLSMLMWSHYADNHKGFAIIYDRDAIANADNFTADNTVIKKKPLLRPVNYVEQQIDLTEELEEYVRAYRMKTLGDVTPPQCHLSVEKLRTTLLEKSQDWSYEREWRVIPRHINLENSSNLSYMKVRPKAVILGAQCERNNQKEIIDICRKRKISVYKTEINYWEPGFKLVVIEPNPNI from the coding sequence ATGAATAATAATCAAATGCCACCTGATTTTAAAAAATATGATTTTACGATGGCTTCTTTGCTAAAGGAAAACACGTTAACTAGATATAGAACCTGTATTTTACAGAATATTGAAAATTTGAAAAAAGATCGTCTTTACTATTCGACACCTATTAATTTTAATGATCCGTTTGATACACTTTTATATGCAAACTATTTTAGAATATTAGATGATGTCGCGGAAAATCTTAATATAGGAATGGAAAATTATCTTAAGTGTTTAAAGGAAAAAGATAAATTTTTAGCTTCTTTTGGCATTGCTATGTGGTATGGTAATAAAAAAGATGATTTTTTAGAGAGTTTTTTTCAGTCTATACATAATGCGGCAAAAGAATTAAAAGAGTCCCTTAGAAATAATGCTAGAATTATATGTTTTTCAGAAGATTATTTATCAATGTTGATGTGGTCACATTATGCAGACAATCATAAAGGATTTGCTATTATCTATGATAGAGACGCTATTGCTAATGCTGATAATTTTACTGCGGATAATACAGTTATCAAAAAAAAACCATTATTGAGACCAGTAAATTATGTTGAACAACAAATTGATCTTACAGAAGAATTAGAAGAATATGTTAGAGCGTATCGAATGAAAACTTTAGGAGATGTAACCCCACCACAGTGTCATTTGTCTGTAGAAAAACTTCGAACAACTTTATTAGAAAAGTCACAGGATTGGTCATATGAAAGGGAATGGCGTGTGATTCCAAGACATATTAATTTGGAAAATTCGTCTAATCTTAGTTATATGAAAGTACGACCGAAAGCTGTAATTTTGGGGGCACAGTGTGAAAGAAATAATCAAAAAGAAATTATAGATATATGTAGGAAAAGAAAGATATCGGTATATAAAACCGAAATTAATTACTGGGAACCGGGATTCAAATTAGTAGTTATTGAGCCAAATCCCAATATTTAA
- a CDS encoding CRISPR-associated endonuclease Cas3'', producing MEKYVAHRNEFTGSIQTVKVHCENTAELCRKFSIPELKDFLFVIGLLHDVGKYQESFTKRINGANIRVEHSTCGALAACENYTTGPMALMMEYCIAGHHSGIPDGGFANDSSDMPTLQGRMKRQFEDYSEYKSELFLPELIVFLFNRKFLSY from the coding sequence TTGGAAAAATATGTAGCTCACAGAAATGAGTTTACAGGTTCGATACAAACAGTAAAAGTTCACTGTGAGAATACGGCTGAGTTATGTCGGAAATTTTCTATTCCTGAATTGAAAGACTTTTTGTTTGTAATAGGGCTGCTTCATGATGTAGGGAAATACCAGGAATCTTTTACGAAAAGGATCAATGGTGCCAATATCCGGGTAGAGCATTCTACCTGTGGAGCCTTGGCTGCCTGTGAGAATTATACAACTGGTCCTATGGCGCTGATGATGGAATATTGCATTGCAGGACATCATTCCGGGATACCGGATGGGGGATTTGCAAATGACAGCAGCGATATGCCGACGCTGCAGGGGAGGATGAAGAGACAGTTTGAGGACTATAGTGAATATAAAAGCGAACTGTTTCTGCCGGAATTAATTGTTTTTTTATTTAATAGGAAATTTCTTTCCTATTAA
- a CDS encoding response regulator, which produces MQQKITVLFIEDEKNILAFMSKVLKNHGYKTVTASTGKEGLQLISSNCPDLILLDLGLPDIDGQSIIRSVRSWTSCPIIVISARTTEKEKVLALDNGADDYITKPFGTSELLARIRTSLRHSSRPLAASSANIHTYHCRDLVLDFDKRSLTISGEFVHLTPVEYKIVALLAQNSGKVITYSTLLHDVWGPYADEDNKILRVNMANIRRKIEKNPAQPEYIFTEVGVGYRMKEEDC; this is translated from the coding sequence ATGCAGCAAAAAATAACCGTCCTTTTTATTGAAGATGAGAAAAATATCCTGGCCTTTATGAGCAAAGTGTTAAAAAATCACGGGTACAAAACTGTAACAGCAAGTACCGGAAAAGAAGGACTCCAGCTGATCAGTTCCAACTGTCCCGATCTGATTCTGCTCGATCTTGGCCTGCCTGATATAGACGGACAGTCCATCATCCGCTCTGTCCGAAGCTGGACAAGCTGTCCGATCATTGTAATCTCTGCCCGAACAACAGAAAAAGAAAAGGTACTGGCTCTGGACAACGGCGCAGACGATTATATTACAAAACCCTTCGGAACCTCCGAGCTTCTCGCAAGAATCCGGACAAGCCTCCGTCACAGCAGCCGCCCTCTGGCTGCGTCGTCCGCCAATATTCATACCTATCACTGCCGTGACCTGGTACTCGATTTTGACAAGAGAAGCCTTACTATTTCCGGGGAATTTGTCCATCTCACCCCTGTCGAATATAAAATAGTGGCGCTCCTGGCTCAAAATTCAGGCAAGGTCATTACCTACTCCACTCTTCTCCATGATGTGTGGGGACCATACGCTGATGAGGACAACAAGATCCTCAGGGTAAATATGGCTAATATTCGCCGAAAAATCGAAAAAAATCCGGCGCAGCCGGAATACATCTTTACAGAAGTAGGCGTAGGATACCGCATGAAGGAGGAGGATTGTTAA